A stretch of the Coprobacillus cateniformis genome encodes the following:
- a CDS encoding SOS response-associated peptidase, which translates to MCGRYYFDGETYTLIKSIVQDNQYEYDEGERDFFPSQDIPVIIVKNEHLTLVPLKWGYTMKQNSSLVINARCETLLEKRMFAADAKTHRCIVPAKGFYEWDSHKNKISFEPKQHAILLMAGIYRETQNEVTIITTKANQTMQGIHSRMPLVIPQSDLHKWLYDNQYLESFLSLVPDELNIISGQIQQSLFD; encoded by the coding sequence ATGTGTGGAAGATATTATTTTGATGGTGAAACATATACTCTAATAAAGTCTATTGTTCAAGATAATCAATATGAGTATGATGAGGGTGAAAGAGATTTCTTTCCAAGTCAGGATATACCAGTCATCATTGTAAAGAATGAACATTTAACATTGGTTCCATTAAAGTGGGGTTATACAATGAAACAAAATTCATCATTAGTTATCAATGCAAGATGTGAAACATTATTAGAAAAAAGAATGTTTGCTGCAGATGCGAAAACACATAGATGTATTGTTCCAGCAAAAGGCTTTTATGAGTGGGATTCACATAAGAATAAAATCTCATTTGAGCCAAAGCAACATGCTATCTTATTAATGGCTGGAATATATCGTGAAACTCAAAATGAGGTTACAATCATTACAACTAAGGCTAATCAGACAATGCAGGGTATCCATTCAAGAATGCCTTTAGTCATTCCACAAAGTGATCTTCATAAGTGGTTATATGATAATCAATATTTGGAATCTTTTTTGAGTTTGGTTCCTGATGAATTAAATATTATTTCTGGTCAGATTCAACAATCATTATTTGATTAA
- a CDS encoding winged helix-turn-helix transcriptional regulator, with product MELSYEDINIKPFAYAFSLIEGKWKMHILFWLWKTEVMRYSELKRALQGVTHKMLSNKLKELEVDGLIVRHEYPQIPPKVEYSLSDKGKSFMPILQEMCKWGSKNI from the coding sequence ATGGAATTATCTTATGAAGACATTAATATTAAACCTTTTGCTTACGCGTTTTCATTAATAGAAGGAAAATGGAAAATGCATATTTTATTTTGGTTATGGAAAACAGAAGTCATGCGTTATAGTGAATTAAAAAGAGCACTTCAAGGAGTGACTCATAAAATGCTTTCAAATAAACTTAAAGAATTAGAGGTAGATGGATTGATTGTTCGTCATGAATATCCCCAAATACCACCAAAAGTTGAATATTCTTTATCTGACAAAGGCAAATCATTTATGCCTATTTTACAGGAAATGTGTAAATGGGGTTCTAAAAATATATAA